One window of the Bradyrhizobium sp. NP1 genome contains the following:
- a CDS encoding 30S ribosomal protein S2, translated as MALPDFTMRQLLEAGVHFGHQAHRWNPKMAEYIFGARNNIHIIDLAQTVPMLHRALQAVSDTVSKGGRILFVGTKRQAQDGVADAAKRSAQYFVNSRWLGGTLTNWKTVSASIKRLRQLEEMLSSGEGAQYTKKERLTLQRERDKLDRSLGGIKDMGGLPDMIFVIDTNKEDIAIAEARRLNIPVAAIVDTNSDPKGITYVVPGNDDAGRAISLYCDLVARAAIDGISRGQGDAGIDIGAAAQPMREDLPAVSTASGFQGLAGPRGTADDLKKLPGVSGAIEKKFNDLGIFHYWQLAELNHDTAHKIGEEVGLPSRADAWVAKAKALTAEAE; from the coding sequence ATGGCGCTACCCGACTTCACTATGCGTCAGCTGCTCGAGGCTGGCGTGCACTTCGGCCATCAGGCCCACCGCTGGAATCCGAAAATGGCGGAGTACATTTTCGGTGCCCGCAACAATATCCACATCATCGACCTCGCCCAGACCGTGCCGATGCTGCACCGGGCGCTGCAGGCTGTCAGCGACACCGTTTCCAAGGGCGGCCGCATCCTGTTCGTGGGCACCAAGCGCCAGGCGCAGGACGGCGTCGCCGATGCGGCCAAGCGTTCGGCGCAGTATTTCGTCAATTCGCGCTGGCTCGGCGGCACGCTCACCAACTGGAAGACGGTTTCCGCCTCGATCAAGCGGCTGCGCCAGCTCGAGGAGATGCTTTCGTCCGGCGAAGGCGCCCAGTACACCAAGAAGGAGCGGCTGACGCTGCAGCGCGAGCGCGACAAGCTCGACCGCTCGCTCGGCGGCATCAAGGACATGGGCGGTCTTCCCGACATGATCTTCGTGATCGACACCAACAAGGAAGACATCGCGATTGCGGAGGCGCGGCGGCTCAACATCCCGGTCGCCGCCATCGTCGACACCAACTCCGATCCGAAGGGCATCACCTATGTGGTGCCGGGCAATGACGACGCCGGCCGCGCCATTTCGCTCTATTGCGACCTCGTGGCGCGTGCTGCGATCGACGGTATTTCCCGCGGCCAGGGCGATGCTGGCATCGATATCGGCGCTGCCGCCCAGCCGATGCGGGAGGATCTGCCGGCGGTATCGACCGCCTCGGGCTTCCAGGGGCTGGCGGGTCCGCGCGGCACCGCCGACGACCTCAAGAAGCTGCCTGGTGTTTCGGGCGCGATCGAGAAGAAGTTCAACGACCTCGGCATCTTCCACTACTGGCAGCTCGCCGAGCTCAACCACGATACCGCCCACAAGATCGGCGAAGAGGTCGGTCTTCCGAGCCGGGCCGATGCCTGGGTGGCCAAGGCCAAGGCGCTCACGGCCGAAGCCGAATAG